A genomic stretch from Asterias rubens chromosome 7, eAstRub1.3, whole genome shotgun sequence includes:
- the LOC117292408 gene encoding putative cell-type specific agglutination protein pfl7 — protein sequence MFRVKEGKSDAFSGNQLKSTAIPGGTNGVPASQSVVITAHATSNAPATSDIPVTSNMPVTSDIPVTSNMPVTSDIPTTSDIPVTSDIPTTSDISVTSDISVTSDIPLTSKPATSNAPAITDQATASSTTIGELMNSLPASQSVITTHATSDKLATSDKPVTSGKPVTSFSCDGRADGGLYPDQNDCGMYYQCDHSQPKHMRCNTDQHFKVTGSEIGYCTWPNNANCNF from the exons atgTTTCGAGTTAAAGAAGGGAAATCGG ATGCTTTTTCGGGCAATCAACTAAAGAGTACAGCAATACCCGGCGGAACCAATGGTGTACCAGCTTCTCAATCGGTAGTCATTACTGCTCATGCAACCAGCAATGCACCGGCAACCAGCGACATACCGGTTACCAGCAACATGCCAGTAACCAGCGACATACCGGTTACCAGCAACATGCCAGTAACCAGCGACATACCGACAACCAGCGACATACCGGTGACCAGCGACATACCGACAACCAGCGACATATCGGTAACCAGCGACATATCGGTAACCAGCGACATACCGTTAACCAGCAAACCGGCAACCAGCAATGCACCGGCAATCACCGACCAAGCAACAGCATCTTCAACCACAATTGGTGAGCTGATGAACAGTTTACCAGCTTCTCAATCAGTCATTACTACTCATGCAACCAGCGACAAACTGGCAACCAGCGACAAACCGGTAACCAGCGGCAAACCTGTAACCAGCTTCTCCTGCGACGGAAGAGCTGATGGTGGGCTCTACCCCGACCAAAACGACTGTGGTATGTACTACCAATGCGATCATAGTCAACCCAAGCACATGCGCTGCAACACTGACCAACACTTCAAAGTAACTGGTAGCGAGATCGGTTATTGCACGTGGCCAAATAATGCAAATTGCAACTTTTAA